One genomic segment of Gottschalkia acidurici 9a includes these proteins:
- a CDS encoding quaternary amine ABC transporter ATP-binding protein, which produces MIKVQVKNLTKIFGKNPKQALKLLEEGKTKKEILKETQMTLGVNQACFDIYSGEIFVIMGLSGSGKSTLIRLINRLIEPTTGNILIDGKDLAKMNKNELRSTRRKKLSMVFQKFALFPHRTVLENVGYGLEVQGINKKDIRDNAISSLKLVGLEGYEEQYPQQLSGGMQQRVGLARALANDPDILLMDEAFSALDPLIRKEMQDELIDLQSTMQKTIIFITHDLDEALKIGDRIALMKDGEIVQVGTPEEIMTSPANAYVKKFVEDVDRSKILSAQNVMIRAETIDIERHGPRVALQRMKQMGISSIHVVNKRNEFFGVVTAEAASEAIKQGVKDIHDIIDRNAPKVDPDLALSDLFELIYNTPVPISVVQDKILKGIIIRGSVLAALSGNGNGVRVDE; this is translated from the coding sequence ATGATTAAAGTTCAAGTTAAAAATCTAACTAAGATATTTGGAAAAAACCCAAAACAAGCACTAAAACTTTTAGAAGAAGGAAAGACAAAAAAAGAAATTCTAAAAGAAACACAAATGACTTTAGGTGTAAATCAAGCTTGTTTCGATATATATAGTGGAGAGATTTTTGTGATTATGGGATTATCAGGAAGTGGAAAATCAACTCTTATAAGATTGATAAATCGCTTAATAGAACCTACTACAGGAAATATTCTGATAGATGGTAAAGATTTAGCTAAAATGAATAAGAATGAGCTAAGAAGTACAAGAAGAAAAAAACTTAGTATGGTATTTCAGAAATTTGCTTTATTTCCTCATCGTACTGTTTTAGAGAATGTAGGATATGGATTAGAGGTACAAGGAATCAATAAGAAAGATATAAGGGATAATGCTATAAGTTCATTAAAATTAGTAGGACTAGAGGGATATGAGGAACAATATCCACAACAATTGTCTGGAGGTATGCAACAAAGGGTAGGTCTTGCAAGAGCTTTAGCAAATGATCCAGATATACTGCTAATGGATGAAGCATTTTCTGCATTAGATCCTTTAATTAGAAAAGAAATGCAAGATGAACTTATAGATCTTCAATCTACTATGCAAAAAACTATTATATTTATAACTCATGACTTAGATGAAGCTTTAAAGATAGGTGACAGAATAGCCTTAATGAAGGATGGAGAAATTGTTCAAGTTGGAACTCCAGAAGAGATAATGACAAGTCCGGCTAATGCTTACGTTAAAAAATTTGTTGAAGATGTTGATAGATCTAAAATCCTTTCAGCTCAAAATGTTATGATACGTGCAGAAACTATAGATATAGAAAGACATGGTCCACGCGTTGCACTGCAGCGTATGAAACAAATGGGTATTTCAAGTATTCATGTAGTTAATAAGCGAAATGAATTTTTTGGAGTTGTAACAGCAGAAGCAGCTTCTGAGGCTATTAAACAAGGTGTTAAAGATATTCATGATATTATAGATAGAAATGCGCCTAAAGTTGATCCAGACCTAGCTTTGAGTGATTTATTTGAATTGATTTATAATACACCTGTGCCTATATCAGTAGTTCAAGATAAGATTTTAAAAGGAATAATTATTAGAGGTTCTGTTTTAGCAGCTCTTTCTGGAAATGGAAATGGGGTGAGAGTTGATGAGTAA
- a CDS encoding ABC transporter permease, whose amino-acid sequence MSNIPQIPLVKWIDFIVLWLRKNAQWFFEPIKNTLNSIVNTLSEALILIPPFVFIIIIVLFAIYVNKKKWGLPIFVLLGLLLIKNLDYWEDTMITLSLILTSSLISIIIGVPLGIWMSKNNIVESVITPVLDFMQTMPAFVYLIPAVSFFGIGMVPGVIASVIFSMPPVVRLTNLGIREVSEDLIEAADAFGSTNIQKLFKVQLPMAKSTIMAGINQTIMLALSMVVVASMIGAEGLGVEVFRAVTRNEAGQGFASGLSMVILAIILDRITQSLTKEKNY is encoded by the coding sequence ATGAGTAATATTCCTCAAATCCCTTTGGTTAAATGGATAGACTTTATTGTACTATGGTTAAGAAAAAATGCACAATGGTTTTTTGAACCTATAAAAAATACTCTTAATAGTATTGTTAATACTTTAAGTGAAGCCTTAATACTCATACCACCATTCGTATTCATTATTATAATAGTACTATTTGCTATATACGTTAATAAGAAAAAGTGGGGCTTACCTATTTTTGTTTTACTTGGATTACTATTGATAAAAAATCTTGATTACTGGGAAGACACTATGATTACACTTTCACTAATTCTAACATCAAGTTTAATCTCCATTATAATAGGTGTACCTCTTGGAATATGGATGTCAAAGAATAATATTGTAGAGTCTGTTATTACTCCAGTGCTAGACTTTATGCAAACTATGCCAGCATTTGTTTACTTAATACCTGCTGTATCATTTTTTGGAATTGGAATGGTACCTGGTGTTATCGCATCAGTGATATTTTCAATGCCTCCTGTCGTAAGATTAACTAATCTTGGAATTCGTGAGGTGTCTGAAGACTTGATAGAGGCAGCAGATGCTTTTGGATCTACTAATATACAAAAATTATTTAAGGTACAATTACCAATGGCAAAAAGTACTATTATGGCAGGAATTAATCAAACTATTATGCTAGCACTATCTATGGTTGTAGTTGCATCTATGATAGGTGCAGAAGGTCTAGGAGTAGAAGTGTTTAGAGCTGTTACAAGAAATGAAGCTGGACAAGGATTTGCTTCGGGATTATCTATGGTGATACTTGCCATAATACTAGATCGAATTACTCAATCACTAACTAAAGAGAAAAACTATTAA
- a CDS encoding glycine betaine ABC transporter substrate-binding protein, whose product MFKKNLRNIGILVCIFLTLAVAGCSKNDANKGSSEGNLENNKEKSLAEELDYKITGIDAGAGIMEATEKCIEDYGLDFKAQTSSGAVMTQALGDAIENKKPIIVTAWTPHWKFAKYDLKYLEDPKGSFGGEEKIHTIANSKLKEKNPEAYKILDQFYWKAEDMESVMLEINDGKDIDKAVSDWVNNNKDKVSEWTKGVEKVDGKKVKLAYVAWDSEIASTNVIGKVLEDMGHDVTLTQVEVGPMWASVATGDSDAIVAAWLPGTHKKYMIDYKDQIEDLGPNLEGAKIGLAVPTYVEINSIEDLK is encoded by the coding sequence ATGTTTAAAAAGAATTTAAGAAATATAGGAATCCTAGTTTGTATATTCCTAACCTTAGCTGTAGCTGGATGTAGCAAAAATGATGCAAATAAAGGATCATCAGAAGGGAACTTAGAAAATAATAAGGAAAAATCATTAGCAGAGGAATTAGACTATAAGATTACAGGTATTGATGCAGGTGCAGGGATAATGGAAGCTACTGAAAAGTGTATTGAAGATTATGGATTAGACTTTAAGGCACAAACTAGTTCAGGAGCTGTTATGACACAAGCACTAGGGGATGCAATTGAAAATAAGAAACCTATAATAGTTACTGCTTGGACACCTCATTGGAAATTCGCTAAATACGACTTAAAATACTTGGAAGATCCAAAGGGATCTTTTGGTGGAGAGGAAAAGATTCATACAATTGCTAATTCAAAATTAAAAGAAAAGAATCCAGAGGCTTATAAGATATTAGATCAGTTTTATTGGAAAGCTGAAGATATGGAATCTGTTATGTTAGAAATAAACGATGGAAAGGATATAGATAAAGCTGTATCAGATTGGGTGAACAATAATAAAGATAAAGTAAGTGAATGGACAAAGGGAGTAGAAAAAGTAGATGGGAAAAAGGTTAAATTAGCTTATGTTGCCTGGGACTCTGAGATTGCATCTACTAATGTTATTGGTAAAGTATTAGAAGATATGGGACATGATGTTACTCTAACACAAGTTGAAGTAGGGCCTATGTGGGCTTCTGTAGCTACTGGAGATTCTGATGCTATTGTTGCAGCATGGCTGCCAGGAACACATAAGAAGTATATGATAGACTACAAGGATCAAATAGAAGACTTAGGACCAAATTTAGAAGGTGCAAAAATTGGTTTAGCAGTTCCAACATATGTAGAAATTAATTCTATTGAAGACTTAAAATAA
- a CDS encoding AI-2E family transporter, which translates to MPKIIESDFFKKVIATLILIAVLFLIKGFIGLILLTMIEIVLVLKLSEFISKIFKNKFKNKRTINIFSFILLLGIAILFLMSFVPSIINQVIPIVKRINFSDVENIELFLKKYNINFITIDMITSQFQNIQNMIVKMLSQIQKISYNAFLSIVLSFVFISDNNSIKTFLRKFENCKYSYYYNFYKSLSEKFSNSFVKVIEAQLIIALVNALLSIIILTFFGFPDVMSLGFMIFILGLIPVAGVILSTIPLCIIAFQLGGLSKVILVIVMILILHAFESYFLNPKIMSTKMKLPIFLVFLILVISEHLMGTWGLIMGIPLFTFIVELITE; encoded by the coding sequence ATGCCAAAGATAATAGAAAGTGATTTTTTTAAAAAGGTAATAGCAACTCTTATTTTAATTGCAGTCCTATTCCTCATTAAAGGATTTATAGGTCTTATCCTGCTTACTATGATAGAAATTGTATTAGTACTAAAATTATCAGAGTTCATTTCAAAAATATTCAAAAATAAGTTTAAGAACAAAAGAACAATAAATATTTTCTCGTTCATATTGCTACTAGGTATAGCTATACTATTTTTAATGTCGTTTGTACCTAGTATAATAAATCAAGTTATACCTATAGTTAAGAGAATTAATTTCAGTGATGTTGAAAATATAGAGTTATTTTTAAAAAAATATAATATAAATTTCATTACAATAGACATGATAACTAGTCAGTTTCAGAATATTCAAAATATGATAGTAAAAATGTTATCTCAAATACAAAAAATAAGTTATAATGCATTTTTATCTATAGTACTATCATTTGTTTTTATTTCTGATAATAACTCAATAAAGACTTTTTTAAGAAAGTTTGAAAACTGTAAATACAGCTATTACTATAATTTTTATAAAAGTTTGTCTGAAAAGTTTTCTAATTCTTTCGTAAAAGTAATAGAGGCTCAGTTAATAATAGCTCTTGTAAATGCATTGCTATCGATAATAATACTTACATTTTTCGGTTTTCCAGATGTAATGAGCTTAGGTTTTATGATATTTATATTAGGTCTAATTCCTGTTGCTGGTGTGATACTATCAACAATACCTTTATGTATAATTGCATTTCAACTAGGTGGCTTATCTAAAGTTATACTAGTCATAGTTATGATACTGATTTTACATGCATTTGAAAGTTATTTCTTAAATCCTAAGATAATGTCTACTAAAATGAAACTACCAATATTTTTGGTCTTTTTAATTTTAGTTATTTCTGAGCATTTAATGGGAACATGGGGTCTGATAATGGGAATACCGTTGTTTACATTCATAGTAGAACTAATAACTGAATAA
- a CDS encoding hydantoinase/oxoprolinase family protein encodes MIIGLDVGGTNIDAVIIYNKEIINKVKKPLYNNDLLQSILETLDELLLDHDKSKIERVNLSTTVCTNAIVKNEISSVGMFIQSGPGLLVDFLACGQENKFLKGSIDHRGRLVKDLDMEEIEEGINLFKKNNIEACGVVTKFSTRNPSLETEIKDITDRYFRFTTTGHSMSGKLNFPRRVYTTYLNSAVHKTFNDFSNKIIESLRKQNINAPVYILKADGGTMDIKYAEKKPVETILSGPAASFMGISALLPTDVDSIFLDIGGTTTDIFFLADGVPLFEPLGIKIDKYNTLVRSIYSVSIGLGGDSSINAEDGKLKIGPKKEAIPYSLGGNNPTPTDAMIYLGLINDGDKHKAKDIMNNLGSELAISGEDTARLILDTMADIIKSKVDELLEEINSKPVYTVKEVLYGRKIEPKLINIIGGPAKSLVGVLEKRFNIPCNYPENYHIANAVGAALAGTTKDITILADTERKTLSIPELDIYKQINTKYNLKLAKKQAVELLKNSVELSDGTSENMSDKDIEITEESSFNMIEGYYKTGENIRVQAQIKPGLIYRLRSENKND; translated from the coding sequence TTGATAATAGGATTAGATGTTGGTGGAACCAATATAGATGCAGTTATAATATATAATAAGGAAATTATAAATAAAGTAAAAAAGCCGTTATATAATAATGATTTGTTACAGTCTATCTTAGAGACACTAGACGAGCTTTTGTTAGATCATGATAAATCAAAAATAGAAAGAGTAAACTTGAGTACTACAGTATGCACAAATGCTATAGTAAAAAATGAAATATCATCTGTAGGTATGTTTATTCAAAGTGGCCCAGGACTCTTAGTAGATTTTCTAGCTTGTGGACAAGAAAACAAATTTCTAAAAGGATCTATAGATCATAGGGGAAGATTAGTAAAAGATTTAGATATGGAAGAAATAGAGGAAGGTATAAACCTATTTAAGAAAAATAATATAGAAGCTTGTGGAGTAGTCACTAAATTCTCTACTAGAAATCCAAGTTTAGAAACAGAAATTAAAGATATTACAGATAGATATTTTAGATTCACAACAACGGGACATAGTATGTCAGGAAAACTTAATTTTCCACGTAGAGTATATACAACCTATTTAAATTCAGCGGTACATAAAACATTTAATGACTTTTCTAATAAGATAATAGAATCCTTAAGAAAACAAAATATAAATGCACCAGTATATATACTAAAGGCTGACGGAGGAACAATGGATATTAAATATGCTGAGAAAAAGCCAGTTGAAACTATATTATCGGGTCCAGCAGCTAGCTTTATGGGAATAAGTGCTTTGCTTCCTACGGACGTTGATAGTATATTTCTAGATATAGGGGGAACCACTACAGATATATTTTTTCTAGCTGATGGAGTTCCTTTATTTGAACCATTAGGTATAAAAATAGATAAATATAATACTTTAGTAAGAAGTATATATAGCGTATCTATAGGATTAGGTGGAGATAGCAGTATAAATGCGGAAGATGGTAAGCTGAAAATAGGACCTAAAAAAGAAGCTATACCTTATTCTTTAGGAGGAAATAACCCTACACCAACAGACGCTATGATATATTTAGGACTCATAAATGATGGGGATAAACATAAAGCAAAAGATATTATGAATAATCTTGGAAGTGAGCTGGCAATATCAGGAGAAGATACTGCAAGGTTAATACTAGACACTATGGCAGATATCATAAAAAGTAAAGTAGATGAACTTCTAGAAGAAATAAATAGCAAACCAGTTTATACAGTTAAAGAGGTTCTTTATGGTAGAAAAATAGAGCCAAAGCTTATAAATATAATAGGCGGACCTGCTAAAAGTTTAGTTGGAGTATTAGAAAAAAGATTTAATATACCATGTAATTATCCTGAAAATTATCATATAGCTAATGCTGTAGGAGCTGCTTTAGCAGGAACTACTAAAGATATAACTATCTTAGCAGATACAGAAAGAAAAACACTATCTATTCCAGAGCTAGATATATATAAGCAGATAAATACTAAATACAACTTAAAACTAGCTAAAAAACAAGCTGTGGAATTATTAAAAAACAGTGTAGAGTTAAGTGATGGTACAAGTGAAAATATGAGTGATAAAGATATAGAAATAACTGAAGAAAGTAGCTTTAATATGATAGAAGGATATTATAAGACTGGAGAAAATATAAGAGTACAGGCACAGATTAAACCAGGACTTATATATAGACTAAGGAGTGAAAATAAAAATGATTAA